The DNA region agtttcaagagAGGACATTCACGTAGGTGCCAAAGATGAAATAAGTGTTAAAACTCAAAAAGTTGAATTGAAAGAAGCCACGATCGAGATGCTTCGTCTCGTCATGCAAACGCATGTTTTGGCTGGAAAGCTGACAAAAACTGCCcatattctctctttctctaactGATCTCTGACATTTGGAGAGTTTTGCTTAAGACCAAAGTGTGAAATCTAAAGACGAAGACAACAAATTAAAGTACCATCCCATGATTAATCTTAGGCTTTGTGAGAAAGTCAAGGCTGTCCACAAAGAACATGTCATCTCCAATCTTTTCTTACATACGATCATGTGCTCTTTGCGTGTCCTAAAGCTATATatgctttcttgtttttttggttctccCTTTATCAATTGTTTATACCAGTCTTTGGCATATGGCAAGTTACATACAGTTTGTTCCTATATATTACGCTGCTATCGCtactttattaaaattatgtaagaCAAAATTTCTTCATAATTCGAAATCCTAAATCGACAGTAGGAACTAAATCGCGCGagcttaattaatttgattttagtatttttttttttaaaataataactcaaagacaaatggaaaaaaaaactaacacaaGTTGTATATATGTGGAGAAGACGATGGTATTATAAATTTGGAATGCACATATATATCCGATATGTATGATGTATATATTACTAGCGTTGATATCAACTAGtatgaatttgaaaaaaataaaaagggtatAAGATTTCAGAATTTAGGAAGATACACGAGTGAGTGTGACGAGAGATAACGCGGTTTGGATTTGGGTAGCAAAGTGACAGAGTGAGAACAGCTGTTATTTGAAGTCACTCTCTTATCGAATTAGCATCGTCACCTTCTCCCACACTCTTCTGACTTCACTCTTCGCTATCTTCATTTCGCTGTTCTTtaataaacttttgttttccttagTATTTCAtgtttattataacaaaatacaTGTTCTAATATAATCAATGGTCCACTAATTGATTGctctaatttttcttataatatatgTACGTATGTTATTTAATGATGTATCTTCCTCCTTAATTAGCATATGTCTGTAACATGTTgccttatatataatatattagtttataaatgTTACCAGAGATGATTATAATACTACCAAACGTATTTATACTAATTACTGTGCCGTACGACGTCTCTGTTTAGTTAACGCGTAACTTACTCACAAATTCATAAAGTCACAAGCCACGATGATAAAAATCCAATTCttttttaccaacaaaaaaaaaaaaaaaatccaattccAAGTTGTCATACAGATTAAAAAAACCCATTAACTCGGTGTAGCAACAAAATTTGGGTTTCTTaacaataaaaaccaaaatagcTTGATGGTCGTAAATCTACACATATTTGTGCACGTACGTTTGTAGAATTTACCGtcaattttattcttaaaatataGAAACATGATACTAGAAATTTTTGAGTATAATAAGCTACAAATTAAAACCCACTAGTTTAATATATAGGTAAACAATAAACATAACTAAACCATAAATGGGGGCCTCTTTCTTGGAAAATTCGTATAAACGAGTTAACGCGTTAAAACGTAGCTGTAATTCGTAATCTCCTGATAGTGATGATAGGTACGTGTATATAGtcaaattataaaagaaaattttgatatctCAACCTAAAAAAATACTATAGGTTATTTTAGCATCTCTCCTTGATTTGCTCATCAAGTGGCTTCCGTACACAGCTAGCTATATAGTATCTATATACACTTCGAATTAATTTATTCCTATCAAAATTGACTCCATTcggtaatttattttgtttgatattctaTCAGTAATTTCTGTTGGACAAACTCCAAATCCTTTCGGTAAGAATACAAAccgttaaaaatattttacaaggaACAGATTGAAATTTAGTTGATTTAAAATGGGTCCTTGTAAAAAGTTAGGCTTTCTTGGGTTgttttttatcattaataaaactgtatgtacatttttttttttattatctttttgtcttcttaCAATAATATGCAATGGACAAAAGTTTACGTGATCGAATAATCAAAGAGATGTTTTCGttattccacaaaaaaaaaaccaaacaaatcatTATATGTTTCTATATTTTTCCTCTAAATACGAAGAATATTAGTtatacatgaatttttttaataagaagatGCAGAACTAgcaaaatgttaaaataaagcCATGTTCAGGTTCATTGTTCACTTGAACAAAGCCTTAACATGCATCCGAATTcgaataaataattaaacttcaaaaatttaagttatttttaaaaaaaaaaattgtgtttttaatgAGAAAGGAACAAAAGTGTATTAATGCCAATTGCAAGGATaaagagaaatagaagaaaaacacCTGTCGTGCACCATAATGTCAGATTCATACACAAGAAAACCATACTATATTTCATTTGACCCTTATTTAGATTTgtatcaataaataaatatttcatctCTTCGTCTCCAATACCCCTCCCAATTCATTcccatctctatatataatctCCGTAGCTCACATTAACATTTCATCCAAAATCTCTATCCATCAcagcaacaaaaccaaaaactcaaCGACCAATCCTTAACTTGATCAATATATACGAACACATTGTGCAAATCAACATTACCATGGTGAAACAAGAACGCAAGATCCAaagcaacaacaagaagaaggaaatgcctttgtcttcttcatcttcatctccttcttcatcttcatcttcttcttcgtattcTTCCTTGTCGTGTAAGAACAAGAAGAGTAAGATTAAGAAGTACAAAGGAGTGAGGATGAGAAGCTGGGGGTCATGGGTATCTGAAATCAGGGCACCAAATCAGAAGACAAGGATTTGGTTAGGTTCTTACTCAACAGCTGAAGCAGCTGCTAGGGCTTACGATGTTGCACTCTTGTGTCTCAAAGGCCCTCAAGCCAATCTCAACTTCCCTacctcttcttctcatcatcttcttgatgACCTCTTAGATGAAAAGACCCTCATGTCCCCCAAATCCATCCAAAGAGTCGCCGCTCAAGCTGCCAACTCATTTGACCTTGTTGccccttcttcttcatcagccgCCTCGTCACCGTCCGATcatgatgataatgataatgatgatgatgggatGCAATCTCTTTTTGGATCTTTCGTGGATAATCATGCGCCTTTGATGgatccatcatcatcatggtATGATCAGGATCATAATGGAATGTTCTTGTTCGATGATGGAGCTCCGTTTGATTACTCTCCTCAACTAAACTTCACGACGATGTTCGATGAATACTTGTACGAAGATGGTGACATTCCCCTTTGGAGCTTCAGTTGAATCCGATGGTCCAGAATACAtacttttaattagtttatcatatatatatatatatatatatatatatatatatttctatcattttttcaattctttttaaaatatgttaattattttacCCTGTCGTAACTATTCTTTTCCAAGTTGTTTGTTGCTTGGAGAGAACTGACGACGAATACGAATATAATACAATAATTCAAGGTTTTATATGTACTCGATAATACAACTTGGGAGTTCACATGaacaagagatttttttttctcacttctttgactttttctgtttttcatgTGTGGAGTTTCCTTTTTAATCAATTCATTAACAATAAATGATCAATAAAACAGTTTTGTATTTGACTAATCTGATAATTCATATATGAgattttgtatcattttcttCAACTCGTTTACTTGTATATGTGTGCCAAGTTGCTACCGATATGTGATGATTTTGCAATCCaacacattatttttgttttttttttgttgttatttccTGTTTTGGTAAGTAGTAAAGGCGATGATGTGAATAATTTACAATCATTTTTTCCCTCACTAGTTGACAAGCATCAttagttagaacttagaagtcaTCATTGATGATAGTAAAGTTCTTAAGATGATAAGATAACTATATGTAAATTAATGTGCTAATCAAATCTGAACAACTAACTCTTTCCCGATGTGTGTTCATGATTCATAAATTGTTCGATTAAATAGTATTATGTGTAGTACTATACTCACAGAGGAATCTTACTGTTTCATGTGCCGTGGAAAAGTTTGGTATGGCAAATAATGCAACACATTgcttgtaaataaaaaaaacaatttttttaatttaatttatttttcctcttttggaAAGAATCCCATGGAGACAGAACTGCAGTCAAGGGATATAACTACAATAGTATATGTGATTTTTCAATTCAAATCATGAAACTTaacattaatcatatattttatatctccAAAAGGTTGGAGATTTGTCTCTAATAGTAAGAGTCCTTGCTTTAGTTTGTAAGTAGATTTACTCAGGGCTTTACATAAATAGAGTATTTGATTTCTAATACAAGCAAGAAACTCCACGTTACCATTCGAATCTTATCACAAGTTTTGCTTCCAACTGTTATTCTTATTTCTAACATCGTTTAAAAGTTATGAGACAAGTTTTACATTCTTCAATACATGAATTTGCGCAAGCATAACTGTTTCCTAGTGCATATGTGCGTGTATGATTCGATATTATTTTGTTGGCTAGCGTAGATGAACTTGTTGTATAATTAGTATTGTGATCATATCCCATGAATCTACATTATACGAACAccatatacattattataaagaaTAAATGATGAGATCATGTGAGTTTAGTATTATACATTTATGGGtcttaaaatttaacaaaaatattgaagaCATTATCGGCTATTTAATAgctaaagaaagaacaaaacatagtTAAATCAAATGGGTTGTTCACAAATATGAGGGCCAAACTAATACAAAATATGGGACCCCATACTTGAGAAGATAACATGATTTGATAAGACCttcatatgattcataatatTCATATCTTATCACATCAAAGTGTTATAGAATCTCTTTGTCAAAGGCACATCTAAACTTCAGTATTTGGGATGAAACCTTGAAGCCACATGACTTGTCTCCTGCTGCTCAACGCTATTATGTTAGCGTTTATTCTCTTTAGTAAATGTGGTTCGGATACATGGGCTTTGGTTTTGGGTCCATTATCGATTTAGGCAAATGAAAGAACCATATATAACTTTAAATCTGTTAGGGTTAATTTAAAGGTATTGCAAAATGCACAGGGCTAGAAAGAAGCCCGGCATAATTTGGTTCAGTTAAGGCTTTATCAACCCAGATTGAACTATTTAACTCCAGTTTCTGAATATAATAGGCAAATGAAATGATGAGGCTAACAAAGTTTAATGGACTAAAATGTTATACTGTATAAGAATTGCATCTTTCAGTTTTCAGATCAGGAAATATACGGTTCAATCAatgataaataattt from Camelina sativa cultivar DH55 chromosome 3, Cs, whole genome shotgun sequence includes:
- the LOC104776310 gene encoding ethylene-responsive transcription factor ERF012-like, yielding MVKQERKIQSNNKKKEMPLSSSSSSPSSSSSSSSYSSLSCKNKKSKIKKYKGVRMRSWGSWVSEIRAPNQKTRIWLGSYSTAEAAARAYDVALLCLKGPQANLNFPTSSSHHLLDDLLDEKTLMSPKSIQRVAAQAANSFDLVAPSSSSAASSPSDHDDNDNDDDGMQSLFGSFVDNHAPLMDPSSSWYDQDHNGMFLFDDGAPFDYSPQLNFTTMFDEYLYEDGDIPLWSFS